Proteins co-encoded in one Acinetobacter lwoffii genomic window:
- a CDS encoding long-chain-acyl-CoA synthetase, with product MTQMKPHDLIGIADVAAKIPAFLTKVPNLLTGLRQAYLRTPNTPAGLGLAFEKATKRNPEGIALRFEEQSYSYIALNAWANQIAHFYLSLGAKKGDVVAVMVENRPELIASVIGLAKLGVTTALVNTSQVGKVLTHSINLVKPIALIVGEECRHAVNEIRNDLNISSDRLHWFADQNTQADPGQAPEGFINLAEKTDLSPKFNPSTTHSVQDKDGLFYIYTSGTTGLPKAVIFTNGRWTLAYGTYGHVLNLNKDDVMYCTLPLYHATGMVVCWCGVIAGSSTLAIRRKFSTSSFWKDVQKFDASAIGYVGELCRYLMDAPPSELEKGHRVTKMIGNGMRPNIWDKFKSRFGIQEVLELYASSEGNVGFSNIFNFDNTVGFSPTPYAIIAFDKDKNEPVRDAKGHCKRVKKGETGLLIGKITRRSPFDGYTDLEKNKSVIMQDVFTTGDAYFNTGDLVRNIGFRHAQFVDRLGDTFRWKGENVSTTEVENMLTEYDKIVEAVVYGVEIPNTNGRAGMAAITLKPDVKLDDTDLAAMAACFKKCLPAYAVPVFLRIQQQVETTGTFKYQKNKLKEQAFDPSKTDECLLVLLPGATAYSKLTAEIFANIQAYQYRF from the coding sequence ATGACCCAAATGAAACCACACGATCTGATTGGGATTGCAGATGTCGCTGCCAAAATCCCGGCTTTCTTGACCAAAGTGCCCAATTTGCTCACTGGTCTAAGACAGGCATATTTACGTACTCCGAACACACCGGCCGGCTTGGGTCTGGCTTTTGAAAAAGCAACCAAGCGAAACCCGGAAGGCATTGCCTTGCGTTTTGAAGAGCAAAGCTATAGCTATATTGCTCTCAATGCCTGGGCCAACCAGATTGCCCATTTCTATCTGTCCTTGGGCGCCAAGAAAGGTGATGTTGTTGCTGTCATGGTCGAGAACCGTCCTGAACTGATTGCCAGCGTGATTGGTCTGGCTAAACTGGGTGTGACCACCGCTCTGGTCAATACCTCTCAAGTCGGCAAAGTGCTGACGCACAGTATCAATCTGGTCAAACCGATTGCCCTGATTGTCGGTGAAGAATGTCGTCATGCAGTCAACGAAATTCGTAATGACCTGAATATTAGCAGTGACCGCTTGCACTGGTTTGCAGATCAAAATACTCAAGCCGATCCGGGTCAGGCACCTGAAGGCTTTATCAACCTGGCTGAAAAAACCGATCTCTCCCCTAAGTTCAATCCATCGACCACCCATTCAGTGCAGGACAAAGACGGGCTGTTCTATATTTACACCTCGGGTACCACGGGCCTACCTAAAGCGGTGATCTTTACCAATGGCCGCTGGACGCTGGCTTATGGCACCTATGGGCATGTGCTGAATCTCAATAAAGATGATGTGATGTACTGTACCCTGCCGCTTTATCATGCCACAGGCATGGTGGTGTGCTGGTGCGGTGTCATTGCAGGGAGCAGCACCCTAGCCATTCGCCGTAAATTTTCGACCTCTTCTTTCTGGAAGGATGTGCAAAAATTTGATGCCTCTGCGATTGGTTATGTCGGTGAGCTGTGCCGCTATCTGATGGATGCTCCCCCATCTGAACTGGAAAAAGGCCACCGCGTGACCAAGATGATTGGGAATGGGATGCGCCCGAATATCTGGGATAAATTTAAATCCCGTTTTGGCATTCAGGAAGTGCTGGAACTGTATGCATCCAGTGAAGGCAATGTCGGCTTTAGTAATATTTTCAATTTTGACAACACCGTCGGTTTCTCACCAACACCCTATGCGATTATTGCCTTTGATAAAGATAAAAATGAGCCGGTACGAGATGCTAAAGGGCATTGCAAACGGGTGAAAAAAGGCGAAACCGGTTTATTAATTGGTAAAATCACCCGTCGTTCACCCTTTGATGGCTATACCGACCTGGAAAAAAACAAGTCAGTGATCATGCAGGATGTATTTACAACAGGTGATGCTTACTTCAATACCGGAGATCTGGTGCGCAATATCGGCTTCCGTCATGCGCAATTTGTCGATCGTCTGGGTGATACTTTCCGCTGGAAAGGTGAAAATGTTTCCACCACTGAAGTTGAAAACATGCTGACCGAGTATGACAAAATCGTTGAAGCGGTGGTGTATGGTGTAGAAATTCCCAATACCAATGGTCGTGCCGGCATGGCCGCGATTACCCTGAAGCCCGATGTAAAATTGGATGACACCGATTTAGCCGCCATGGCTGCTTGCTTTAAAAAATGCTTGCCGGCTTATGCGGTACCGGTATTTTTACGTATACAACA